The nucleotide window GCGCCCAAGGGGACGCTGAATATCCGCTCGCCGCTGGGCACCGGGATTGCCGGGGGCAAGTGGTGTTCCTATGCCAATCCGGGCGACCAGCCGGTGGACCAGCGCCGCGATGACGCCGGGAGCCTGGTGTTCGAGACGGAGCCTTTGGAGACGCCGCTGGAGATTGCCGGCGACGCGCAGCTAGAGATCAGCTTTTCGGTCGATCAGCCGGTGGCGCAGGTGGCCGCGCGCCTTGTGGACGTGGCCCCCGACGGTGCGGCGACGCGCGTCTGTTACGGGTTGTTGAACCTGACCCATCGCGACAGCCACGAGACGCCGGAGGCGCTGGTGCCGGGTGAGACCTACACCGCGACGGTGCCGTTCAAGCATGTCGCGCAGACGTTCCGCGCCGGGCACCGGCTGCGGCTGTCGGTTTCGACCAGCTATTTCCCCGTGGCCTGGCCCGCGCCGGAGCCGGTGACGCTGCAGATCGATACCGCCGCCAGCCGGCTTGTGCTGCCGGTGCGGGATATGGATGCGGTGACCCAGCCGCGCGATCTGGGCACGCCCAAGGGCGCGCCGCCGATGGACAAGGAAGTGCTGGAACCGGAGCAGGCCGAATGGATCGTGCGCGAGGACCTCGGCACGGGCGAGACGCAGGTGCGGATCGTCGATTCCGACGGGCGGCTGCGGATCAAGGACAACGACATGACCCGCGGGGCGACCTGCGTCGAGACCTATTCGTTCACCGGCACCGACTGGCGCTCGTTCAAGGGGCACGTGGTGTGGGACCTGGACATGTCGCGCGGTGACTGGCGCATGTCCAGCCGCACGGAAACCGAGATGACCGCCACGGCCACGCATTTCGTCATCAACGCCAAGCTGGTCGCCAGGGAAGGCGATGCGATTGCCCACGAACAGACCTGGTCCTGCGAGATTCCGCGCGACCTGGCCTGACCCGCGTTCCGCGCCCGGCGTGGCACGGACCATCACTTTTCGCGCCGGGATCGTCCGGCGCCGAACACGAAAGGCCGAAACGGCCACACAACTGGGAGTAACAAGAATGACCGATCACATGACCGCCAACAAACCCGGCATCGGGCGTCGCGCGTTCCTGCGCGGGGCCGCCGCGACGGGCCTCGCCGCCACCACCATGCCCCTGGGCTCGCGCATCTGGGCGCAGTCGGGCAAGGTGCTGCGCGTCAGTTCCTATGCCGATATCGACGCGCTTGACCCCGGCTTCTACCAGAACGGCTATAACGTCGATGTCATGAACTGCATCTATTCCAAGCTGGTGCGCTATGTGCCCGGCCGTGAATGGGAATGGGAGTTGGAGGCCGCCGAGTCCATCGAGCAGGTCGACGACACGCACATCACCTTCAAGCTGAAAGAGGGGCTGATGTTCACCGGCGGTTATGGCGAGATGACCGCAGAGGACGTCAAGTTCTCGTTCGAGCGCGTGCTGGAGCATGACAGCCCGGTGAAAAGCGACTGGGGCCCGCTGGACCATGTCGAGGTGACCGGCAAGTACGAGGGCACCATCGTTCTGAAAGAGCCGTTCCAGCCGCTGTGGAGCATCACGCTGCCCTATGGCACGGGGCATATCGTGTCGAAGAAGGCGGTGATGGAAGCCACGGAAAGCGGCGGCAATTTCGGGATGGAGCCGCCGGCCTTTTCCGGCCCCTACATCCTGGAAGCGTGGAAGCCGAACCAGTATGTGCACCTGGTGCGCAACCCCGACTGGAAGGGCGAGGCGCCCGGGTTCGACGAGATTCGCATCCTGCCGATGGACGACACCAAGACCGCCGAGCGCGCGTATGAGGCCGGCGACCTGGATTATACCGAGATCACGCTGTCGTCGCTGGCGCAATATCGCGGCAACGTGCCCGCCAACACGGTGATCGAGGAATACCCGTCGCTTTATTATGTCTGGCTGGGCATGAACCTGGACAACCCCGCGCTGGGCGACGAGAACCTGCGCAAGGCGATCCAGCACGCCATCAACGCCGAGCAGATCATCGACGCGGCCTATTTCGGCGAGGCGGCTCCGGCCACAGGCATGATCGCCCCCGGCCTGCCGGGCCACCGCGAGACCCCGTCGGTTCCGGTGGCGGGCGACCTGGACAAGGCGCGCGAGTACCTGGAGGCGGCGGGCGGTCCGCCGGCCGAGCCGCTGACCATCGACGCGCTCAATGCCACGGTGTGGAAGACCATTGCCGAGGTGGTCCAGGCGCAGCTGGCGCAGATCGGCATCCAGACGCAGATCAACGTGCAGGACTCTGGGTCTTTCTGGACGCTGGGCATGGAAAGCGAGGGCGAACGCTGGAAGGACATGCAGCTGGTGCTGAACCGCTTCTCGATGCTGCCGGACCCCTATTACGCGACCAGCTGGTTCGTCACCGACCAGGTCGGCATCTGGAACTGGGAACGGTTCTCGAACACGGAGTTCGACGAGTTGCACGCCGCTGCGCTGAGCGAGGCGGATGGCGAGAAACGCGCCGAGATGTATCGCAAGATGCAGGACCTGATGGAAGCGACCGGGGCCTACAAGTTCATCACCCATGAAGGCACCCCGGTGATGTACCGCGAAGGACTGGAGCCGGCGCTGCGGCCCGACGGGCGGCCCTTGTTCATCGACTTCGACGGCGAAGTCTGACGCTAAAGGATACCGCGGCCCGTGCTGTTATACGCCTCCCAAAGGCTTGTCCTTTCGGTCGTGATCGTGATGGTCGCGGTCTCTATCCTGACGCTCATGCTGCACGTGGTGCCGGGCGACCCGGCGGTGATGATCCTGGGCCCTCGCGCCACGCCAGAGCTGATCGAGCAGACGCGCGAGGCGATGGGGCTGGACAAGCCGCTGCCGGTGCAGATCGTGACGTTCTTCGGCAACATCCTGCGCGGCGACCTGGGGCAGGACGTGTTCACGGGCCGCGAGGTGTCGCAGATCGTGTTCGAGCAGCTGCCCTACACGCTGATCCTGATCAGCGTCTCGATCCTCTGGGGCGCGGTGCTGGGCATCGCCTTGGGCTGCTATTCGGCACTGCGGCGCAACACGTGGCTCGATACGCTGACCGGGGTGCTCTCGGTCGGCACGATCTCGATCCCGGCCTTCGTCATGGCGCTCTATTCGGTGCTGGTTTTTGCGGTCTGGCTGCAATGGCTGCCCGCGATCGGCGCGGGCGAGGGGTTCTGGGACCGGGTCACGCACCTGATCCTGCCGTCCTTTGCCATCGGGGTGTCTTGGGTGGGATACGTCTCCCGGATCGTGCGGGCCTCGATGCTGGAGGTGATGGGCCAGCCGCATGTGCGCATGGCGCGCGCCTATGGCCTGCCGGACCGGTGGATCACCCGCTCGCATATCCTGAAGATCGCGGTGCAGCCCGCCGTGACCCTGATCGGCACGGGCGTGGCGCATCTTTTCTCGGCGGCGGTGTTCGTCGAGGTGATCTTTGCCCGGCCCGGGATCGGCGCGCTGATCGTGCAGGCGGTGAACGAACGCAACTATCCCATCGTCTTGGGCGCGGTGCTGGTGACCACCGGCATCATCGTGCTGGCGACGCTGATCTCGGACCTGGTGATTGCCTGGCTGGATCCGCGCCAGCGGGAGGACATGTGACATGACCGACGCCACGCAAGAGGCCGTTTCCGAACCGGGTGTGATGATCCGGACCTGGCGGGTTCTGTCGGCCAGCCCGACCGGCCTGATCGGTTTCGTGCTGGTGGCGCTGATCGTCGGCTCGGCCATTCTCGCGCCGTGGATCGTGCCCTATGATCCTGCCGCCATCATGACCGGCCCGCGCATGGCCCCGCCCTCGGCCGAGCACTGGCTGGGCACCGACAATATCGGGCGCGACATCTTCAGCCGGGTCATCGCGGGCGGGCGCATCGCGATGCTGGTCGCCGCGGCCTCGCTGGCCGCGGCGCTGAGCATCGGGCTGCTTCTGGGGCTGATCGCGGGGCTGGGGCCGCGCTGGCTGGACAATATCCTGCTGTTGATCTTCGACGCGCTGCGCTCGTTTCCCACCATCGTTTTCGGCCTGGCGGTGGTGACCATCATCGGCCCGAGCCTGTTCACGGTGATGCTGGTGGTGGCGATCACCTCGGTGCCGATCTATGCCCGTATCGTGCGGACCCAGACGATGGCGCTGAAGAATGCCGAGTTCATCCTGGCCGAGCGCGCGATGGGGGTGGGCACGCCGCGCCTCCTGT belongs to Roseovarius sp. THAF27 and includes:
- a CDS encoding ABC transporter permease, with product MTDATQEAVSEPGVMIRTWRVLSASPTGLIGFVLVALIVGSAILAPWIVPYDPAAIMTGPRMAPPSAEHWLGTDNIGRDIFSRVIAGGRIAMLVAAASLAAALSIGLLLGLIAGLGPRWLDNILLLIFDALRSFPTIVFGLAVVTIIGPSLFTVMLVVAITSVPIYARIVRTQTMALKNAEFILAERAMGVGTPRLLFVHVLPNVLGPLLILASMDVPLVIATEAGLSFLGMGVRPPTPSWGVILNDGYNFIRNSPWPVIGGSIPIILVTLGFTFMGEALRDIFDPKLRKAG
- a CDS encoding ABC transporter permease, which codes for MLLYASQRLVLSVVIVMVAVSILTLMLHVVPGDPAVMILGPRATPELIEQTREAMGLDKPLPVQIVTFFGNILRGDLGQDVFTGREVSQIVFEQLPYTLILISVSILWGAVLGIALGCYSALRRNTWLDTLTGVLSVGTISIPAFVMALYSVLVFAVWLQWLPAIGAGEGFWDRVTHLILPSFAIGVSWVGYVSRIVRASMLEVMGQPHVRMARAYGLPDRWITRSHILKIAVQPAVTLIGTGVAHLFSAAVFVEVIFARPGIGALIVQAVNERNYPIVLGAVLVTTGIIVLATLISDLVIAWLDPRQREDM
- a CDS encoding ABC transporter substrate-binding protein, with the protein product MTDHMTANKPGIGRRAFLRGAAATGLAATTMPLGSRIWAQSGKVLRVSSYADIDALDPGFYQNGYNVDVMNCIYSKLVRYVPGREWEWELEAAESIEQVDDTHITFKLKEGLMFTGGYGEMTAEDVKFSFERVLEHDSPVKSDWGPLDHVEVTGKYEGTIVLKEPFQPLWSITLPYGTGHIVSKKAVMEATESGGNFGMEPPAFSGPYILEAWKPNQYVHLVRNPDWKGEAPGFDEIRILPMDDTKTAERAYEAGDLDYTEITLSSLAQYRGNVPANTVIEEYPSLYYVWLGMNLDNPALGDENLRKAIQHAINAEQIIDAAYFGEAAPATGMIAPGLPGHRETPSVPVAGDLDKAREYLEAAGGPPAEPLTIDALNATVWKTIAEVVQAQLAQIGIQTQINVQDSGSFWTLGMESEGERWKDMQLVLNRFSMLPDPYYATSWFVTDQVGIWNWERFSNTEFDELHAAALSEADGEKRAEMYRKMQDLMEATGAYKFITHEGTPVMYREGLEPALRPDGRPLFIDFDGEV